In the Argiope bruennichi chromosome 8, qqArgBrue1.1, whole genome shotgun sequence genome, caacaaaataatcttatgcaagatttttatttatgtttaactATACATATTATTAGgacttaaaataaagatttttatggtaaaatcctagatgggctcaattcttggcgacttatttgaaatctcgccaattTGACtactattattttcaattaaaaaacgatatttgaaggccagaaataataataaatgaaataaaataaatataataaataaataaaagataaatataataaaatataaaattaatataataaaaaataaataataataaaaataaaataaataaatataataaaaaataaaataaataaaaaaaaatccgtctaggttgccacattggtgacgttatcgccactcgtttgacgagaattcaaaaagatgccaagaggtgggctgtgctaggatccacccatttttatatttaataattgtggatctactttgaaaaaaaacacaaataaatgaattgggcattgtttttttatatattaaaacctttcaattttatttgtatttaaagatgtttttttgttgttgttgttgttactatgGGATTACTGTcaacaaattatttacaaagcTGTTAATGcagtttgttgcatttaaaatttatataatgaattatcctaaaaaaatgttaaagtgcATCATATATATATcctaatgaaaatgtaaattttcatataaacgtAATTAATACACTTTAGAAGTTGATGTGAAGAAGGTGCATGCATATATGTATGATGAGTAAAGTTgacataatcattaaaattataattattttaagataatgaaagtaaacatgaactaaatttttttgtaatttcttttccaGGATAAAAGTGAGAATGTAATTAGTTCTAAAGCAAGGTATATGTGGACCATATCTGAATTGATGAGAGATAAACAAGCTACTGGGAGTGCTGTTGGAAGATTTGAGGTAGCATTGTTGtgggattttttaatatttatgcataaattatatttaattaaaatatgtatttttataattagtaaacaaaaagtaaattcaactacatatcattaaaaaaataactatttcccCTGAGTTGTTAAAAGCAGCAATGCCATTCTAAGCTCTATTAACTCCATTTTCTTAATAAggaattagtatttaaaatttctaaatgtatttctagtatttaaaaaaaaccatcattGAAACATTATAATTGTTCTAGTCTTTTAACGAGAATGAAGAATTTACAATAAAAGGCAATAAGACccagttttcattgtttttttgctattaactcttgttaatttattatgattattgaaaaaaaatattttaattatttcaataatgtttgttaatttatttgatttggaATATTATTCTTGATACAACTTGAATGAGGGGTGTTTTTTAGTAAGCAAGAGTTGTTGCCACAACCAGAAATATTCAGATATTAGGATACCAGGTATATAATTGTCTTTGATCTGGAAATAATGTTTTCTTGCTTTCCCCCAAACCTATTtaagttgaaattttgaatttgttttgcatataaaagcaataattttggCTTCATTTTCTGTGATAATTATTTGCAACTTAAAGGTATTTTAATTTCTGCCTCaagattttgctaatttttaaattcagtaatataaACTAAGTGAtgcaatgtaaaatattatttgtattgcatcattttgttttagaattctttagtttattattgttactttttatttgtaatacaaTGAAAATTCAGCAAATAAGTTGCATTGCTTACcaacaataatgaaaattgtaaaataaaaagggCAATTTTATTGTAGGAGAGGAGCAATAGAAAAATAgcaatagaatagaatagaaacaATCTATATACATGTTATCAGGGCAAGTACACAAGAAATTACAGAATATATTCTGATAGAGATCagtgaaataaattgtaataaaaatgttacagaaaTTTGTGAAGAGATGGAAAAGAGTAAAGtcttaattgtttaataatacaGCATCAATGTCGGTTCATAAACAAACAAAGAGAGAGATTTCTTTACTTTTAGACAAGTGTATAAAGgcaaatacagattatttttatgaaaattggatAATATTTTGGAAACTAATCCATAGTATATGAGGTTCTTTTTAATCATATGATGTGAAACAATTTTGTTCATAACAgtgaaatttacataaattacaatcaaatgcaatttattttgtgaattatcatctttatatatttatttacttgatttgctgaattttttgcattttgatacctttttaaagtttttgtgtTTTTTACTCTCATTGCagcttaaaaacttatttaaagcttttttttttcatttgtgcaTTTAATGCTgtattatttgctttttactCCCTGTTTGCTTAATGTATTTATGAAGAATTCTTTTGCAGAGTTTAGAATCCAATTCCAGTGATGTTGAAGATGTTTCAAGtgattagttattattttctGCAACAAGTCATAAGATGATTATTCTTCTCATAACACTATTTAGCTATAAATGGTATACAAACTTGctacaaaatttcttatttaatctgCACTCGTTTTAAGTTATTCCACAAGCCGGTAGATCATAGTGAAATAACTTATTGCTGTTTTAAGTCTTGTGTACTGATGATGATGACCTATTTGATtccattgattatttttaaattggataaaaccgggtaaaaatttattttctatttccatATGCATATGTatcccaaaattcaaatatatttttatttatttattcggttacaaataatatatggctttcataatacatttttctgtaaattgtttCATGTTGAATTTACcacaattaaaatgtataataataatttaaaatatcaagtgtaaatctcatttaaaatattggatatttgtcaaatttttttttaatcagatagGTTGttaatttatagtaatataacaatatttagcAATATTGTTACTTTTCTTTCAATAGATTCATATAGAAGAGAAATTAGTTAGTGgctaaaatacttattttatagtCAGAAGTTTGGCATTTAACTCATTACATACAGTCatggtttgaatttctttaattttgataatcattaattcaaaatttttatcataattttatgattatttttttcaggttGATGGATCTTATGATATTGGCCATCTTATTTAAGTTCATGTAAAACATCTGTACTGAGTTTTTCActtcatatatgtttttaaattagttttaaaataagttgTTAGTGTTTATTGAAACATTCCAATTATAAATCCAagtatcagaaattattttttttattattctgatgaaaaaaataaatttttgccacataaccaatttaaaatttgttggtgaattttattatttgactttatttaacttcttattttcattcacttttattttattgtagtcATATAAACTATCATtagattttttgcatttattcattaacatagtaataatttctattatatttaatcttttctattattacttgttctgcaatagaaaaaaagagggaatatgtaagaaaatttatatattcctgATTATTAATGGCTTGGTTACctgtagatttaaaaataattttatattttatttcatcttatttctCTATGTTTGGATTTATTTGTTGTTGATATGatattgaaaaattcagattttcttttttttcttaaatctatagattccataatttattttaaatgctattctATTTCTCCTCCTATTTTATTATCATGATTATTTGTTGCAATTTGATGAAAAGGAAAGAGAggtaaaatcaattcaaaatgaattgaaaaatatgcatttttttaataatttatttcataatagtttcAAACTGATTCataaaaagtacaattttctAAAGGAAGCATTTCATAAAAATGGAAGTGTTCTCACTTAATTTTTGTGAGCTTTAGAAAGTCATAGAAAATGAGTTCTTGCGTGAAAAAGAACAAATGCCCTAATGTTCTAAaagttctaaatataaaattttaatttattctgataataattaaaattagacaaaagtTTTGCATAAGAGTTTTAAAGAGTTAACAAAAGCAGCTGTTTTAtactgtaaatttcttttttctactttttttaagaTAGTATGATTTGGTATAAAGCCatatttgatttctaaaatagGAAATAGTTATGCAGTTGATACTCAAATGGGAAAAAATTTCTCTGTATTGAGCCTCCTTCTGTAAAGCATTGAATTTCCactacgcaaaaaaaaaaaaaaaaaaaaaagttttacatagcaaattaaatttttgtatatggattaacaatgtaaataaacaaatgttgtagcatcaaaaaaatattacatatatatctattacagttttaaaaaatgctcatggATCCATATATAGGAtagaatattaatcaaataagaaACTACCTCTTTTACCTAttcttattgcaataaaaatttatgaagattaGAAAGTTGTTTATAAAAAGGCAACTAACATTTACAATGAAATTATATGTTAGCTTCTGTTCTGTGAATCCTTTTACtaactttaattttactttgaatttaattaaatttgagattttctcTAGTGAGCGTAACCctcaaatagaaatatttaaaagtgaaagacaaattaaatttaatgaaagatatagaaagtagtaaataaaatacTGGTGAACCTAAAAggtatgaaaattcaataagacCAGTATCTCCTATTTTGGAGATGTGCAGCCTTCTGttgaatttttcaacatatttcaaTGTGGGTATtgttaagtcaattttttcaatgaatctgAAGATTGTGGGTAATCATATTAATAGAGTTATaaactctgtttttttttttttttttttttttgacattggATTTATATATACGCACCATTTtataaaggatataaaatttgatttaaataaagttgCAAACTAGttttacttgaaatatatataattataatctttatttttttatttatttgcaattttttttttttcttttctagattaTAGTTTGGTTTGAAAAGGGGGGAAAACATATGTATACCTTTAaggtataaatatttgaaatacttggacataattttaattatttagtttgaaCTTCATATAATGAAAGTAATTATGCAAGTTTTTCATTTGGGTTTCAACTTGAGTGGATATTTTCCTCTCTTTTGCTATTCTTGGCAATAcctgtattataaaaaatgaagcattaaagGAGAGAATGgaaaaaacaattcattattttttaaatcaaaatttaaatagaattagttttgaaattatatactgtttatataactaaagtaaataagctaaacaaattattttttatctatcattattttcatatttatacattattttaaacaaaaatttgcctTGTTATTcctctttatcaaaatttttaaaaaaatatttttaagttgcaaatttttattttattatttacgaatcactataaattgctttaaatatcatatataatgtttacacaattttcagttttcatttacaTGATAAGTTTTGAGTTAATGGTTGTGATTATGTTATGagaaatgcaaatttctttttgattgattaaaaaacaataaataataaggcCCAAAAATCAACACAATGTTGTAGGATGCTAAGTTTATTTGCCAACAAGCAGGAATGTTATATGTTTCTAAATGTAGTGATATATAAATAGCTTGATGCTGGAATGATTTTCTTAAGTGCTTGAGGTAAAATCAcaacacataaataaaatgacCACTCTTGTGTGATCTGCATTGTAATGGTATGAATATTAATACTTTCACAAAATAAACAGTATGTAGCTCAGAGAAAAACATACAAAAAGTCAATAGTTATACAGTGTAAATGTATAAAGTTAACAGCTTACAAAACTAGCAGCCACTGTACACCGTATGATCAataaatagttatgaaaatatttgttcattgtaaaaaaataaatattacatttgaaatgttccacaatttatataaaagacatATAATAGGAAGACAGTTTTTACCTACAGAAAACTTGCAGAGTAAATGAAAGTGAATACACAAAAATCCTGCACCATGAAAAGCATTCGATATAAAAGTTCAGAGAGTTGCATAGGCCTACATCTTTGTTACCTGATGCACCAGTCAggtaatttgaattttgtaaattggGGAATCAactgcttaatttatttttcaaataaaagctataaaatttttaacctgAAGATGAAACTCAACCCCTCTCTCCTACTAAAAGCTTGCCACTGCTGGGTGAGAAAACCCTTTCCACCTAGTGTAtgcagaatttgaatttttctcttcactaataagtttaatttcccattttaaagcaatgcaTAGGGTAATTTGGAACAgaccttaaaattttgaattggagATCACATGACAAGGTCAAGAACTTTTATTCAGGATCCCAAACTTTTAAAACCTCATTAACTGGAAAACATTTCCCACACAATGACATATTAAATCAGACTCAAGCACATAGAGAAAGTTTGGTAAAATCCTgaccataaaagaaaattatttaaacctCATACTAATGAAGAAATCTTCATTTGCAAGTAAATCAGAttgatttatatctaaaaatatactaaacTGATAAAAACACTTGTGTCTTATGTGCTTCTGTAAGAAAGATATCTTCTAATCATCTTTCTTTTCAGTGTCTATGTTCATCAGAAGGTTCAAAAACCAAATGAGATATTCTTGTTTTGATATAAAGCTATatgcaataaatgtaataaatcaaacaaaatcttgttccaaaaataatttataaaaaatatctttgtaaaaacATAGAAGGTCATTCTAATAAAATACATCACCACATTCAATTAATCCTGTAGAAATATCAAACTCGCATGCTTTTATTTCAGggttaaagcaattttaataagtagctttaataattttgctactcaaaattcaaatcattatttttacatgagacaatttgcaaataaaattggcCATATTTAGACTTTTATAACTTCGAAAATATATTGGACTGAAATCAGGTTAAGTTCCAAAAATTAAACCAATGCAAATctctaaaaaatttatctaaaggCACAATTCAGGAAAAACATAAGTGAtgatgcataatttaaatttctttttaacaagaTTATAGCAGTTGGCATCATAACTGACTTTCCTGCCAAactaaaacataataatatgctttgattGGTTAAGTACCATTaacttttttatacaaaagaaattcaaaagtgaacatatacaaaaaaaaaaaaaaaaaaaaaaaaaaaaaaactttttttaagattatgttgaaatgaaaaaataaataaaagaaattgtatatacaaaagaatttctattacaagcaataagaagaaaaatactgaaaattgtcTTAAATAGTGGTCCCAGTGTTGctatgttgtttttattttgaaattaatcaaggAATAGAGAAGTTCCTTTGGAGTGaaacatgaatattaaaatttttcatgcattttagaatttctttcagCAATGTTgggggaaaaatgaaaaattcaagtcTTTTTAATGCCAAACAAATCCAGCGATGATTCAATAGTTCTcagatcaaataaataattccgGTGgtgtgataatttattttgtttggcaCAAAGTCGGCTCCATTATTGCTGAGGATATTTAAAAACTTGTAATATACCAGCATGTCTTATATGAAAATCTTTCTTTCTCCATAAATAGGTATTTATTTGCattgtattgtttttaaatttcttcaatcacagttgaagtttttaaattttgtttagcaAATTTTTAGGAGATGGTTTCGATTTTTGAACCTTCATCTTTTTAGGACTCATGCTTTTACAGCTGCCATTTATTACATTGAGAGGGTGGTGCTCCTTAGCCCGTTGTCTTTCCTCGATCTTTTGTCTCAACGTCAGAAGGGTGGACAGACTAGCTCCTGTACCCTGTCTCACATGCTTTCCCGTTAAGGCTCTGCAAGGCCTTCGCCTCTGTGGATCCGACGGCATTTCTTCATCAATCGAATTCGGAGATGCAGGTGGGGGCAAATGCACCACCCCTGGTGATGAGTGATCGCGCAATCTTTGTACTAGTTGCTGGTAGTAGTCGTAGACTTGCAGAACATATGGTGCTGGGCCATGTTGTTGTAGCTGTCTTCTTAGTAGGATTTCTGGGTGTGGAAAATACTCTTCGTAAGGCGAATGTTCGGTTGGCGAGATGGGCTTCCTTTTAGGGGAAGGAGCACGGTCACCGTAGACTGGGATGAATGATTTTCGCTTTCGAGCTCCACCAATCATATGATTTGAGTGGTCGTCAGATTCGGAATGATATGATCCAGAAAACGAGTTAGTATTCGATTCACTCTTGGCGAGGTACTCTGATGAGCGGAGGATGAAAGATGATTTAGGTTTGAGAGGTGATGGCTTAGGCTTGATGACGGTGGTGAGATTTGGGCAACTGTTCGAACGTTTACTTTCGAGCGATCcatctttctctctcttttccaGTATGTCAGTGgacctgaaaaataaatgttgcatgggttgagaaattttttttaatctgcctttattggaaatatttatgaaattgcagATATATTGCTAGTTTATGGATTTCATTATTGTAAATTGTACCTTAATGTGTATATTTGTCTGAATCAACTCTTGTTTATTGTACAAAAGATTACTTAAGATGCACTActtatttttttgggggggggggaaacgcAATGTTAGATTCCCCCCACACACCTTGCCCATTGTTCGTCAAAGGCGACTATATTTCAAAGTTGAGTCACAACTGTATAATTTCgaaaaagtattgaattttgaaactaatattcaattttgagtaaataaaaacaaaacaattataacaAGGGATTCTGTTCAGTGGGAAGCAACTTCGATTTATGCTGATTATTATAAAGTTTCAGATGAAAAATCattgattgcttttaaaaatgattaaccaTATTTACCAAGAAAAGAATTAGATTGTTGCATTTGAACTGTCAACTAAATTGCTGCATTAAGAAATTGCACTTGACTATCAAGGCGTTGAATGTAATGTGAATAATCGCATTCAAGGACTAATTCCAGCAGATTCTAATTGGTGTATGATGAAATTGCAGTCattccaatattttgaaattctgaagaTGATAATAGGAATAAAGTGTGTATAGAGTATAAAAAAGTAAGTTGTGTGTGTGAAATTAAAGATGTTAATAAACAggtgaaatatattaatttgaaagtaataattcAGTGGAATAGATCATATTGaaaatccagaaaaataatttaaaaaataaataatctttagaCGAAAACCCAAACTATGATATGCGGAAGATGaaagctaaataataaataatgggtATAATCTCTGACCTGTACGTACATCAACTAATCACttataaactgaaatgaaatccGAAGAGGGCATAACTTGGTATAATAACAATGTGCAGTCAACATACATAAGTTTAATCAAAATGACAATAATTTCACAAAGAAAGTCTCATTTGTTCAGTAAGTAAAACTGAAcagttaaaatagttaaaaactaCTTTGTGCATACTAGAGATTGTTATAAgcattgtaataaaaagaaacaatgcaTAATTAGCACtattttacagcaataaataGCTCGTGTCGGCAATATATACAACGAAATAGAAATACCGTTCTCAACAGCATCATGCAGGACATAGCATAAAGCGACTACACCAAGTGCAGCTTAATTTACGACCACATCATTCATAGGgtaatgcatttttcttaaagattccagtataaacaaatttgttttctgtcATTAACAATTGTCTCCTTCCGCGCCAACAATACTAACTTGGCCAGAATATCTGGGCATTACTTTATTTAACTGCAGCATTGAATATGCTCACTAATTACATTACGCTTtcacattacaaaaatatttttcctttgcaaTTGTATTTAAGCCAGATTATTTATTATCCCTTCCTTTTGTAACAACTACCCTAAAAAACACCTTGTGGGTAACTAGTAACATACTCACCGGCATCTCTCTTCTCTTGGTGGCTCAGGTGATTTTTTCAGCTGCCTGTTATGATGCAATTTCCGGATGGCAGTTTCAAGGGATCCTCTGCTTCCATATTTGGCATCATAGCTCCTGTTCTCATCCTGGCTGGTGACAACGGAACACCTCACACCGTACCTTTCGGACATGAAAGGATAGAGGCCGCTCACCGGCAGGGCCGTCGCCAGTGGGTTCCATCTTTCGGCAGACTGGTGGTTGTGGTTCAAAATGTTCTCTTTGGGGGTGAAGACAGATTCCTTCTTTCGAGATTCTTCCTGCTCTCTCTGTAGCACCACTTTCTTTCGCAAGTCAATGGGCATGTCATTGTCATAACAGGAAGGGCGGGAAGCCCACATTGCAAGGTGTCATCCACTGTTTGAAAAAGGCTTCGAACACTCCACCACCTCCCGAAACGATGAAATGgtctggaaaataaaaaaagaaaatatgcttaaTGCGTACTTTAAAAAAGGCTATGGAATCTGGTGAATAAATTGATATGTGCTtagatgaataataaattattacaaaaacattttgagtaaaaGATAAAACTGATGGCTAGTAGACTGAATAGCAACCATAATCAGCCACTCcaacccgccctaaggcacaagGATTTTTCTGATAGATAggaccgccgcgacagcaacactggcgggaactaaggttgagtcttAAAGACCATCACCGGCCAGGGTAAAACCCTTCTCATGGGAAGCATGTCCTGCCATCTGCAGGAGGTTGCCGACCGCCGTTTTTTCTGTACCCACccaggtggcgagaaccaaccaccataccaccttctcatcctcatatctgtGATGCCCCCTAGCAGGAGAGattgaatagtaaaaaaaaatgtttttttaagcaaaatcttacttaaaaataatgacagtaaCAGACACTTTATggtttataaaaacaaaataagtgCAAAGGTAACCGTCACAATAGTGATCAATCAAAACGTACCATtccaaattttaatgcattttatacatacgctgtatatacatatatgttcGAGCGCGATCATCTTAAAAGGTTACGCCAACAGATCTGAATCCTATAAAGTTTGcagatataatttaattctacattttatttttcaacacagTAATTCTTTAAAACTGCATATTAATAGTAACCTGCATAATACAAAAATCGTTACGCGATGCATTTGTCATTGTTGATGAAGGCATGATCATAGGAtcaaatttaaagcaatattatgcTACGATATCTCAGACTACAAGTTTAGAACTTGAGTTTAAACCATACACTAGATCGAAgattaatgttttttcttatCTGAAGATTATTTCCCTTATAAAAATCCTTgtcaataaactaaaaaaaaacaagaatctttttttttttttttttttccccagaacTCTGAATTTGAAACATGTTTTTCCTGTTCTTCAAGATATCAGTCAGCATTAAGACATTACTTTTTGTGGGAAAAtagtttaagaataaaaaatgattattataaaactttatgcTTAATTCCACATGAGTGTATACAGTGTAATAATTTCATACAATACTAATGCAATATACCACAACATAAGTAAACTCGTATCTTATCCATTGGCAatagagttaaaatgaaaaatgatggaaaTATAAATCATTCTTCATTTCGGCACATTATCAAGAATTAATCAAAGCAGCAATGCGTACAAGAGAAAACTGTAACTCTGGCAGGGTAATTGTTATGCAACGACTTAACTCACGAATTAtgtacgagaaaaaaaaaacgttatacaCCGTGAATACTAAAAGGTTTTGCAGTGCATTGCTTTTGTATATCcgtaaaacttttaattcatgACAAAACGAAAACTAGGAAGGAAGTGAAATACCAGACTGGCATAATACAGCAACCAGCAACCATACAAAGGTCCATTATTTTGCTAGTACAGCCCCTCAGGGACAGTGATACCCCAagcatattttaacaatttatttcgcacccAGTCACCATCTGTTGCTTATTATGAATAAATAGCGCCCAAAGCATGTTATTTTATAGCACTATTCTCAagttctgcttttaaaaattgaaacaaacgcattaatatttgcaaatatgacACGCTCTAAAACTGGTAACGAGATTCTATACTCGCCTCCCTTTACCTTTCTGTAACTACGCCACTGCTTCAATAAGCCGGGTTTTTAAGAAACGAATGGGAAAAACAAAGCCAATTAAAGAGCAAACAAGTTATTGCAAGCCGATGTCAGCGACCTTGGAGGGATGTAAGCGATAAATTTGTGCTTctaatttgtattatattgtgcaatatttatgataaatattattaaattctgtaTAACTTCGAATATTCTATGCAATAaacatagatttttaattaaaactattttaacgaACTTCTACTAATCCGGCAATCCTCTTATCTGATATATACTGGATTACTGAGAAATTACAATAATTCAGACCAACGTCATATGTATCAAATGATCCGtgttattgcatttttggaatttaatgcGCATCTTGCCGAAACAAAAGGAATAACGTGAACAGACAATGCGAAGCTAGATGATATGAGTAGATACATTCATCACATGTTTATGACATGAAATTGACCGAAActcgttactttttttttaattttacgtcatctttatattctttagaaacgagaattgaattatttaatttcgagCGAGGTAATTATACTTAGAAATACAGCCGttgatttgcaattttctttttttatcaaaggTTTAGTAAACGCAAATAATACTAAGTAAATTTAGAGAAACATATCAAGGATAAttgcaaaatgttttcattattgaagGCCACAAACATTCCAAATACAGGTTCTATCGAAATAGGTATGTTTATaataagagaaatgaaaagaaaatcaattatagggaaaccgatttaaaaaaaaaagaatacgtaGAAATATGCAAGCGTATATAATTGAGgttcgtattttaatttttataaataaaaaagtgtatgaaataaattaaatttataaaaacttacaCTTAATTCGCCATAATTTCATTACACTTTCAAATACAAGTCAGTACTGCAAGCTTAAAATTGTCTTAGATTGCACTATATTCATTCAATACTCTTTGTCTCGTCTTCCTTATCAGTTTTATAGCATTCGtccatgaattttgaaatttcaaataattatcaaaatgtttttttctattaccaggtaaaatttatttgttctgGAAACACTTTATTCCTGTggtgcttcttttttttatttaatgggaTCTTTTTTCCAAATCTTTGTGGCATTTCACATCCGGATAAAAATATGCgcactatataaaatgaattgttgCTTCAGACAGTTTGGAACACAATGACGGAGAATTTACTTAGAACAATAGCTTTTCccataattttagtttttattttcacaatccGCTTCGAGATAATTAATCCTTAACTATCTATCACTCCTCAAAAGGCCTTGAACTAAGGAAATAAACTTCATCACCTGCTACACTCAAAAGAAACTATGCCTTTACTACAATGATATACAGCATGAGTGTACAAGAGCAGGTGGGCACGAAATGTTCCAGGTGAaaacgcgattttttttttccatcacacAGAGTTGATTCAGCCCAGTGTTTCCCCTTTTCACATAATCACATAATTAATCCTTCACTCAAAAACaatgcaatataa is a window encoding:
- the LOC129981655 gene encoding uncharacterized protein LOC129981655, with translation MWASRPSCYDNDMPIDLRKKVVLQREQEESRKKESVFTPKENILNHNHQSAERWNPLATALPVSGLYPFMSERYGVRCSVVTSQDENRSYDAKYGSRGSLETAIRKLHHNRQLKKSPEPPREERCRSTDILEKREKDGSLESKRSNSCPNLTTVIKPKPSPLKPKSSFILRSSEYLAKSESNTNSFSGSYHSESDDHSNHMIGGARKRKSFIPVYGDRAPSPKRKPISPTEHSPYEEYFPHPEILLRRQLQQHGPAPYVLQVYDYYQQLVQRLRDHSSPGVVHLPPPASPNSIDEEMPSDPQRRRPCRALTGKHVRQGTGASLSTLLTLRQKIEERQRAKEHHPLNVINGSCKSMSPKKMKVQKSKPSPKNLLNKI